A stretch of the Diprion similis isolate iyDipSimi1 chromosome 14, iyDipSimi1.1, whole genome shotgun sequence genome encodes the following:
- the LOC124414581 gene encoding glutamate receptor ionotropic, kainate 2-like translates to MLIELILMAFLPSGIFGFGKTIIVGGLFEADDLTATAFRLSSQVLNNERHGNPELPNQFVEAQIITVNNDPYDVSEYVCDLANTGVAAIFGPSHKVTARHVQSMCDLMEIPHIEARWDSRQIRGNGLLNMYPYSYTLSEIYLQLAKDFDWQTFTILYESTENLIRMHELLKKYDRRGYTVTVRQLPEGPDYREVLRQIKMSGDPNIVLDCSIEILSEVLKQAQQVGVMSDRHSYIIASLDLSTIDLEPYQYGGTNLTGLRLIDPDDPVVIDTFQKHALEWGVDSPSQITAEAALIYDSVQVFGRALKQLDDAIVADTKPSLCQNIDSWEHGSSLMNIMRSIESTGMTGLIKFDSSGYRSNFKLDVVGLDLKGLHKIGTWNKTQGITYLPKQSPFDEIVELSLRNKTFLVLIAITPPYGMLKESAKEEVGNNRYEGFGIDIIDQLSKLLGFKYIFEVQTDNVYGSKDTVTGEWNGMIKKIMENKADLAITDLTITADRQEVADFTMPFMNLGISILFRKPTPMGSSLFSFLMPFSNEVWMYLLGTYLVVSLLFFVAGRLCPAEWNNPYPCIEEPEELENQFSLKNAFWFTIGAIMQQGSEIAPIGLATRMMAGFWGIFIMVMVSSYIANLTVFLVIESKPPLFKTAEELLNNPHGIKFGAKVSGSTIDFFKASTHPIFKEMTNYMTKNQKEVMPSSNNEGVRKVMNENYAFFMESSTINYETERKCNITQVGGLLDAKGYGIAMKKHSPYRNALSTGILKLQEMGVLKELEDKWWKHKRGGGACEKTKGATSVSKRLGLENVGGVFIVLITGVALSGIYTVCELLWAVGCTSMKENVSFVDEIKEELKFAVKFGISSKPVRRRKTITPSNQSNGDDSNGVSTPPCSLVPPVITVAPEDDRFHV, encoded by the exons ATGCTCATCGAGTTGATATTGATGGCATTCTTGCCATCGGGCATTTTCGGATTCGGAAAAACGATTATCGTAG GCGGATTATTTGAGGCGGATGATTTGACGGCAACTGCGTTCAGGCTCTCCAGCCAAGTGTTGAACAATGAAAGGCACGGAAACCCCGAGCTGCCGAATCAGTTTGTCGAGGCGCAGATAATCACCGTTAATAATGATCCCTATGACGTGTCAGAATACG TCTGTGACTTGGCCAACACAGGAGTGGCAGCGATTTTTGGTCCAAGTCATAAAGTCACCGCCAGACACGTGCAGAGCATGTGCGACTTGATGGAGATCCCTCATATAGAAGCGAGGTGGGATTCTCGACAGATACGGGGAAACGGACTGCTCAACATGTATCCGTATTCTTATACTTTGTCGGAG ATATATCTTCAACTTGCTAAGGATTTTGACTGGCAGACATTCACGATACTCTACGAAAGCACCGAGAATCTAATCCGAATGCACGAACTTTTGAAGAAATACGATCGCAGGGGATACACAGTGACTGTAAGGCAGCTACCTGAAGGACCGGATTACAG GGAAGTTTTGAGACAGATTAAAATGTCTGGAGACCCGAACATAGTTCTCGATTGTTCGATAGAAATACTGTCGGAAGTTTTGAAGCAGGCTCAACAAGTTGGCGTCATGTCGGACAGGCACAGCTACATTATTGCGTCGTTG GACTTATCAACCATCGACCTTGAGCCCTACCAATACGGTGGAACAAATTTGACCGGGTTACGTTTAATAGACCCCGATGATCCAGTGGTCATCGACACCTTTCAGAAACACGCACTGGAATGGGGTGTGGATAGTCCTTCCCAGATTACGGCAGAGGCAGCCCTAATTTATGACAGTGTGCAAGTTTTTGGAAGGGCCCTGAAACAGCTCGACGACGCCATTGTGGCCGACACGAAGCCTTCCTTATGTCAAAACATCGATAGCTGGGAGCACGGGTCCAGTTTGATGAACATCATGAGATCG ATCGAGTCCACGGGAATGACTGGGCTGATAAAGTTCGACTCTTCCGGATACCGCAGCAACTTCAAACTGGACGTGGTAGGTCTGGACCTGAAAGGTCTGCACAAGATCGGGACGTGGAACAAGACGCAAGGGATTACTTACCTTCCGAAGCAGTCACCATTTGATGAAATAGTTGAGCTGAGTCTCCGCAACAAGACGTTCCTTGTCCTCATAGCCATA ACGCCGCCCTACGGAAtgctgaaggaatcagcgaaGGAGGAAGTCGGAAACAACAGGTACGAGGGTTTCGGTATCGATATCATCGATCAGCTATCCAAACTTTTGGGCTTCAAATACATCTTTGAGGTCCAAACTGATAACGTTTATGGTTCGAAGGATACTGTTACTGGAGAATGGAATGGCATGATAAAGAAGATCATGGAAAAT AAGGCGGACCTTGCCATCACTGACCTCACAATCACGGCCGATCGTCAAGAAGTCGCAGACTTCACGATGCCGTTCATGAACTTGG GGATCAGCATTCTATTCAGGAAACCAACGCCCATGGGATCCAgcctcttttctttcttgatGCCATTCTCGAATGAAGTTTGGATGTACCTGCTAGGCACCTACCTCGTCGTCTCCTTGCTTTTCTTCGTCGCCGGTCGCTTGTGTCCGGCTGAATGGAACAACCCTTATCCCTGCATCGAGGAACCTGAGGAACTGGAGAACCAGTTCAGTCTGAAGAACGCCTTCTGGTTCACTATCGGTGCCATCATGCAGCAAGGATCGGAAATCGCTCCCAT AGGCCTTGCAACGCGCATGATGGCCGGTTTCTGGGGGATATTCATCATGGTCATGGTCTCCTCTTACATTGCTAACTTGACGGTGTTCTTAGTCATTGAATCGAAGCCACCGCTCTTCAAGACCGCCGAAGAATTGCTCAACAATCCACACGGCATCAAATTCGGAGCAAAAGTGAGTGGCTCTACCATCGATTTCTTCAAG GCCTCGACACATCCCATcttcaaagaaatgacgaattACATGACAAAGAATCAGAAGGAAGTAATGCCGTCATCGAATAATGAAGGAGTACGAAAAGTCATGAACGAGAATTACGCCTTCTTCATGGAGTCGTCAACGATTAATTACGAAACGGAAAGGAAGTGCAACATCACCCAAGTCGGAGGTCTGCTTGACGCAAAAGGCTACGGCATCGCCATGAAGAAAC ATTCACCGTACCGGAACGCCCTCAGTACCGGCATATTGAAACTCCAGGAAATGGGGGTCCTTAAGGAATTGGAGGATAAATGGTGGAAGCATAAAAGAGGGGGCGGCGCGTGCGAG AAAACGAAGGGTGCAACCTCAGTCTCGAAACGCTTGGGTTTGGAGAACGTTGGAGGTGTTTTCATCGTCCTGATAACCGGTGTGGCTTTGTCTGGGATCTACACGGTCTGCGAACTGCTTTGGGCGGTGGGCTGCACATCGATGAAGGAAAAC GTTTCCTTCGTGGACGAGATCAAGGAGGAGCTGAAGTTCGCGGTGAAGTTTGGCATCTCGAGTAAACCGGTCAGAAGGAGGAAAACGATTACGCCTTCCAATCAGAGCAACGGAGATGACAGCAATGGAGTCAGCACTCCACCTTGCAGTTTGGTGCCACCGGTTATCACCGTAGCTCCGGAGGACGATCGATTCCATGTTTGA